A genomic region of Halomonas aestuarii contains the following coding sequences:
- the narL gene encoding two-component system response regulator NarL: MTPNAHAPATILIIDDHPLLRRGVTQLLELEDDLALAGETGEPEDGIRLAGELDPDLILLDLNMPGMDGIETLKRLRQNGFAGRIVMFTVSDHEEDVVAALRAGADGYLLKDMDPDDMVRQLHQAALGRMVISESLTALLAEALRSQRSQPATPDIHSLTQREREILRELAAGLSNKLIARQLDITEGTVKVHVKHLLKKLNLRSRVEAAVWAVQEGVDN, translated from the coding sequence ATGACCCCGAATGCCCATGCCCCCGCCACGATCCTGATCATCGACGATCACCCGCTGCTGCGCCGGGGGGTGACCCAGCTGCTCGAGCTGGAGGACGACCTGGCCCTCGCCGGCGAGACCGGCGAGCCCGAGGACGGCATCCGCCTGGCCGGCGAGCTGGACCCGGACCTGATCCTGCTGGACCTCAACATGCCGGGGATGGACGGCATCGAGACGCTCAAGCGACTGCGCCAGAATGGCTTCGCCGGGCGCATCGTGATGTTCACGGTCTCCGACCACGAGGAGGACGTGGTCGCCGCCCTGCGCGCCGGCGCCGACGGCTACCTTCTAAAGGACATGGACCCGGACGACATGGTCCGCCAGCTCCACCAGGCGGCGCTGGGCCGCATGGTGATCAGCGAGAGCCTCACCGCCCTGCTCGCCGAGGCCCTGCGCAGCCAGCGCTCCCAGCCGGCCACCCCGGACATCCACAGCCTGACCCAGCGCGAGCGGGAGATCCTGCGCGAGCTGGCCGCGGGCCTCTCCAACAAGCTGATCGCCCGCCAGCTCGACATCACCGAGGGCACGGTGAAGGTCCACGTCAAGCACCTGCTCAAGAAGCTCAACCTGCGCTCCCGGGTGGAGGCCGCGGTGTGGGCCGTGCAGGAGGGTGTGGACAACTAG